A genomic region of Anopheles coustani chromosome 3, idAnoCousDA_361_x.2, whole genome shotgun sequence contains the following coding sequences:
- the LOC131269655 gene encoding ornithine decarboxylase 1-like gives MLKFFLCRPSPVSCRAVFVECSATSVHMDAGYILIDEQSSLEELIKLISKRRADVREPLNLLNLDDVVAKHRNWQRKLPNVAPYYAVKCNSHPTVLKLLATLGCGFDCASRVELETIIDLGVAPARVIYANPAKPVESLQYAKKVGVRRMTFDSSDELEKIAKHFPEAELVLRIRHDAREAQLSLGRKFGCDPERDAVVLLTHARKLNLKVIGVSFHVGSGSMDAECFYDGIRKVLDIFDKGELLGMHMFLLDIGGGFPGANSRRFDDHAFYINKAIREHVMQFNRRIEVIAEPGRYYVESAVTAFVNVVSKSYERDTSGRIARVRYYMDDGLYDSFDWCDATQSNVPVVQEDKRTRECLRSVIYGQTACERDVISEEIFLPEHSVGECMVFPNKGAYGKILGIGHNGFVPARVKVCLSRATLNYLCASAVKAERG, from the exons ATGTTAAAATTCTTTCTATGTAGACCATCGC CGGTCAGTTGCAGGGCAGTTTTCGTTGAGTGCTCTGCCACATCGGTACACATGGATGCTGGCTATATTCTGATTGACGAGCAGAGCTCGCTGGAGGAGCTGATCAAGCTGATCTCGAAACGCCGGGCGGACGTTCGGGAACCGCTCAATTTGCTGAACCTGGATGATGTCGTGGCGAAACATCGCAACTGGCAACGTAAGCTGCCGAACGTCGCGCCGTACTATGCGGTCAAATGTAACAGTCATCCGACGGTGCTGAAACTGTTGGCGACACTCGGCTGTGGGTTCGATTGTGCCTCGCGGGTCGAGCTGGAAACGATCATCGACTTGGGTGTGGCACCGGCACGTGTGATCTATGCAAATCCCGCTAAACCGGTGGAGTCGTTGCAGTACGCAAAGAAGGTTGGCGTGCGTCGTATGACGTTCGATAGTTCGGACGAGCTGGAGAAGATCGCTAAACACTTTCCTGAGGCTGAGCTTGTGTTGCGGATTCGGCACGATGCCCGTGAGGCCCAACTATCGCTGGGGCGAAAGTTTGGGTGTGATCCTGAACGGGACGCGGTGGTACTTCTTACACACGCCCGAAAGCTGAACCTCAAAGTGATCGGTGTGAGTTTCCACGTAGGATCAGGCAGTATGGACGCAGAATGTTTTTACGACGGCATACGAAAAGTGTTGGATATTTTCGACAAAGGTGAGCTGCTGGGTATGCATATGTTTTTGCTGGATATTGGCGGAGGATTTCCCGGTGCAAACAGCCGTCGCTTCGACGATCACGCTTTTTACATCAATAAAGCCATCAGGGAGCATGTCATGCAGTTCAACCGACGAATTGAAGTGATAGCTGAACCGGGCAGATATTACGTCGAATCAGCCGTTACAGCGTTCGTGAATGTGGTTTCGAAATCGTACGAAAGGGACACTTCCGGCCGAATTGCTCGCGTGAGGTATTACATGGACGATGGGCTGTACGACTCGTTTGATTGGTGTGACGCGACGCAGTCGAATGTACCGGTGGTTCAGGAAGATAAACGTACCCGGGAGTGCTTGCGATCGGTGATCTATGGGCAAACAGCGTGCGAGCGAGATGTTATTTCTGAGGAAATTTTTCTACCGGAACATAGCGTTGGGGAATGCATGGTTTTTCCCAACAAGGGCGCCTATGGAAAAATACTCGGCATAGGGCATAATGGTTTTGTACCGGCGAGGGTGAAGGTGTGTCTATCGAGAGCAACGCTTAATTATCTGTGCGCGTCAGCGGTTAAAGCCGAGCGTGGATAA